One window of the Prosthecobacter sp. genome contains the following:
- a CDS encoding DUF1553 domain-containing protein gives MTRQSFTLFLLSLAFAPSAFTQNDSNAGNDISDKVVAKPVMQWSFADATEPGPRAPTYPGFAKDNTAIRFIGDGKKALKVADSEELRFGLNETITLEAWVKAPGASGTPYIIGKGRLGTKEFGAENQNYALRLQTAKGGAQIGFLFHSADVPGKKGDWHRWWSKDTMPLQGWHHIAVTYTFGKLKSIKGFIDGQPTDGVWDMGGETDRAPVTDGDALMIGSGSTLASSHSLNGWLDEVAIYRGAIDTDALKAKYQFVPPPPPIAKKQVPAGRVLVQLAEEGMPDSNAWPSEPPKVAETYTEDVLGFLDVPQKYVDTGVRGERHVPFLLRAAASVTFPKGKHRLLLRARGATNLYIDGKTILTTPFPPSDSDGHHLVADQKDYLDLGTDFRFAPPGNRESWCEFEGTGKPQFIVLETVVGSFAGKSMRRPELGETVVAWSKQGTETWQLVTAGKREVAYNDAGWAEYEKERTAHYDVVNAKKRAELRAKSDPYWAKRREATKAWFAKAEPVKVPELPKNFPASNEIDHFIAARIDGVKEQDSHKGSIDYFKDVMPILEAKCNECHRGAKAKGGLHLDSLTDALKGGKSDGAAVEPGKPDHSAIIARITSDDEDEVMPPKGKPLTKDEIALLTTWIKEGAHWPDIRADHLTLTPLTDDLNFLRRVTIDTIGVVPTLAEIEAFQKNPDRKAAIDRLLNDPRWADNWMGYWQDVLAENPNILNPTLNNTGPFRWWLYESLKDNKPMDFFVTELLRMKGSERLGGPAGFGTASQNDVPMAAKGTIVSTAFLGVEMKCARCHDSPTGKSLQQDLFELAAMLGTKEIEVPKTSSVPMDKIHAGGRKPLIQVTLMPGTKVQPKWPFAEFCDESAGKLAEDPKDTRDVLAAMITAPQNERFAQVTANRIWSRFMGRGIVEPVEDWEKGKPTHPELIQWLGREFVRGGYDVKNLARLILNSHAYQRATDPELKQTSPLYTSPAPRRLQAEQIVDSLFAATGKPFHTEEVCLDIDNTRDLKNAIHMGKPHRSWMLTSTSNERDRPSLALPRIQAVTDVLGAFGWRGSRQDPISKRDADPNVLQPAILSNGTLGVWLTRLSDDHGVTDIAVKARSVDELIDTLFLKLLTRKPTAQERELYIQHLSTDFDTRHSKPQAPSSKPTRSREKYVSWSNHLDGEATTVRMAQETAARQGDPPTEKLDAQWRTRMEDVLWAMLNAPEWAFSP, from the coding sequence ATGACGCGCCAGTCCTTCACCCTCTTCCTCCTATCCCTCGCATTCGCCCCTTCCGCTTTCACCCAAAACGACAGCAACGCGGGCAATGACATTTCCGACAAGGTCGTCGCCAAGCCGGTCATGCAGTGGAGCTTCGCTGACGCCACGGAACCCGGCCCGCGCGCGCCGACGTATCCCGGCTTCGCCAAGGACAACACGGCCATTCGTTTCATCGGCGATGGCAAAAAGGCGCTGAAGGTCGCGGACAGCGAGGAACTGCGCTTCGGCCTGAACGAAACGATCACGCTCGAAGCCTGGGTGAAGGCTCCTGGAGCCAGCGGCACGCCTTACATCATCGGCAAAGGACGCCTCGGCACGAAGGAGTTCGGCGCAGAAAACCAAAACTACGCGCTGCGTCTGCAAACAGCGAAGGGCGGAGCACAGATCGGCTTCCTGTTCCACAGCGCCGATGTTCCTGGCAAAAAGGGCGACTGGCATCGCTGGTGGTCAAAGGACACCATGCCGCTGCAAGGCTGGCACCACATCGCGGTGACCTACACGTTCGGAAAACTCAAAAGCATCAAGGGCTTCATCGACGGCCAGCCCACCGACGGCGTCTGGGACATGGGCGGCGAGACAGATCGTGCTCCAGTGACCGATGGCGACGCGCTCATGATCGGCAGCGGTTCCACCCTGGCCTCCTCGCATTCGCTCAATGGCTGGCTTGATGAAGTGGCGATCTATCGCGGTGCCATCGACACCGATGCGCTCAAAGCGAAGTATCAATTCGTTCCACCACCGCCTCCCATCGCGAAAAAACAGGTGCCCGCAGGCCGCGTGCTCGTGCAATTGGCCGAAGAAGGCATGCCCGACTCGAATGCGTGGCCCAGCGAGCCGCCCAAGGTCGCCGAGACCTACACGGAGGACGTGCTTGGCTTCCTCGACGTGCCGCAGAAATATGTCGATACCGGTGTGCGCGGCGAACGTCACGTGCCCTTCCTGCTGCGTGCCGCTGCCAGCGTGACCTTCCCGAAAGGCAAGCATCGCCTCCTGCTGCGTGCTCGTGGTGCCACAAATCTCTACATCGACGGCAAAACCATCCTCACCACGCCTTTCCCGCCGAGCGACAGCGACGGCCATCACCTCGTGGCAGATCAGAAAGACTATCTCGACCTCGGTACTGACTTCCGCTTCGCCCCGCCGGGCAATCGCGAATCGTGGTGTGAGTTTGAAGGCACCGGCAAGCCGCAGTTCATCGTGCTGGAGACGGTGGTCGGCAGTTTCGCCGGTAAAAGCATGCGTCGTCCCGAACTCGGCGAAACCGTCGTCGCTTGGTCGAAACAGGGCACTGAAACCTGGCAGCTCGTCACCGCTGGCAAACGCGAAGTGGCCTACAACGACGCTGGCTGGGCCGAATACGAGAAGGAACGCACCGCGCACTACGATGTCGTGAATGCGAAGAAGCGTGCCGAACTGCGTGCGAAGTCGGATCCATATTGGGCAAAGCGCCGCGAGGCCACGAAGGCATGGTTCGCGAAAGCGGAGCCTGTGAAGGTGCCCGAACTGCCGAAGAACTTCCCCGCCAGCAACGAGATCGATCATTTCATCGCCGCGCGCATCGACGGCGTGAAGGAACAGGACTCGCACAAAGGCAGCATCGACTATTTCAAAGATGTGATGCCCATTCTTGAGGCCAAATGCAACGAATGCCATCGCGGCGCGAAGGCCAAGGGCGGCCTGCATCTCGATTCACTGACCGACGCGCTCAAAGGCGGCAAATCCGACGGTGCCGCCGTCGAGCCTGGCAAACCGGATCACAGCGCCATCATCGCCCGCATCACCTCCGACGATGAAGACGAAGTCATGCCGCCGAAAGGCAAGCCGCTAACCAAGGACGAGATCGCTTTGCTCACCACCTGGATCAAGGAAGGCGCTCACTGGCCTGACATCCGCGCTGATCACCTCACACTCACGCCTTTGACCGATGATCTGAACTTCCTACGCCGTGTCACCATCGACACCATCGGCGTCGTGCCGACGCTGGCAGAGATCGAGGCATTCCAAAAGAATCCCGACCGCAAAGCTGCCATCGACCGCCTGTTGAATGACCCGCGCTGGGCTGACAATTGGATGGGCTACTGGCAAGACGTGCTCGCCGAAAACCCGAACATCCTCAATCCCACACTCAACAACACTGGCCCCTTCCGCTGGTGGCTTTACGAGTCGCTGAAGGACAACAAGCCGATGGATTTCTTCGTCACCGAACTCCTGCGCATGAAGGGCAGCGAGCGTCTCGGCGGACCAGCCGGCTTTGGCACTGCATCGCAGAACGATGTGCCGATGGCCGCGAAAGGAACCATCGTCAGCACCGCCTTCCTCGGTGTAGAAATGAAATGCGCACGCTGCCACGACTCGCCCACCGGTAAATCCTTGCAGCAAGACCTCTTCGAACTCGCCGCCATGCTCGGCACGAAAGAAATCGAAGTGCCGAAGACCAGTAGCGTGCCGATGGACAAGATCCACGCCGGTGGCCGCAAACCGCTCATTCAGGTCACACTCATGCCTGGCACCAAAGTGCAGCCGAAGTGGCCCTTTGCCGAGTTCTGCGACGAGTCCGCTGGCAAACTCGCCGAAGATCCGAAGGACACACGCGACGTACTCGCCGCCATGATCACCGCGCCGCAGAACGAGCGCTTCGCGCAAGTCACCGCCAATCGCATCTGGTCCCGCTTCATGGGCCGTGGCATCGTCGAGCCCGTAGAAGATTGGGAGAAAGGCAAACCCACGCATCCAGAACTCATCCAGTGGCTCGGTCGCGAATTCGTGCGCGGCGGTTACGATGTGAAAAACCTCGCCCGTCTCATCTTGAACAGCCACGCCTACCAACGCGCCACCGATCCCGAGTTAAAACAAACCAGCCCGCTCTACACTTCCCCTGCCCCGCGTCGTCTCCAGGCCGAGCAGATCGTGGACTCATTGTTCGCCGCCACCGGCAAGCCTTTCCACACCGAGGAAGTCTGCCTCGACATCGACAACACTCGCGATCTCAAAAACGCCATCCACATGGGCAAACCGCATCGCTCATGGATGCTCACCAGCACCAGCAACGAGCGCGACCGCCCCAGCCTCGCCCTGCCAAGAATCCAGGCCGTCACCGACGTGCTCGGAGCCTTCGGCTGGCGCGGCAGCCGCCAAGACCCCATCAGCAAACGCGATGCCGACCCGAACGTCCTCCAGCCCGCAATCCTCAGCAACGGCACCCTCGGAGTCTGGCTCACGCGCTTGAGCGACGACCACGGTGTCACCGACATCGCAGTGAAAGCACGGTCAGTGGATGAACTCATCGACACCCTGTTCTTGAAGCTCCTCACCCGCAAGCCCACCGCCCAGGAACGCGAACTCTACATCCAGCACCTCAGCACCGACTTCGACACCCGTCATTCCAAGCCCCAGGCCCCAAGCTCCAAGCCAACACGCTCGCGTGAGAAGTACGTCAGTTGGTCCAACCACCTCGACGGCGAAGCCACCACCGTCCGCATGGCCCAGGAAACCGCCGCCCGCCAAGGCGATCCTCCCACCGAAAAACTCGACGCTCAATGGCGCACCCGCATGGAAGACGTCCTCTGGGCCATGCTGAATGCTCCCGAGTGGGCCTTCAGCCCGTAG
- a CDS encoding type II toxin-antitoxin system VapC family toxin: MLVLDTDHLSELEVRSPAGTRLLARLEQAHDDAFITAVTCEEQLRGWLVEIKRHAKPRSQITAYARLIRTVESHARWPILLLDEESVAEYEALEKKRVRIGTNDLKIAAISLAHDATLLTRNVVDFGKVPGLKFENWLE, translated from the coding sequence ATGCTGGTGCTCGACACGGATCACCTGAGCGAGCTGGAAGTGCGCTCACCCGCCGGGACGAGACTGCTGGCCAGGCTGGAACAAGCCCACGATGATGCGTTCATCACCGCCGTGACCTGTGAGGAGCAACTGCGCGGCTGGCTGGTGGAAATCAAACGTCACGCCAAGCCCCGCAGCCAGATCACCGCGTATGCGCGCTTGATCCGCACGGTCGAATCCCATGCGCGCTGGCCGATCTTGCTGCTGGATGAGGAGTCGGTGGCTGAATACGAGGCCCTGGAGAAAAAGCGTGTCCGCATCGGCACGAACGACCTCAAAATCGCCGCCATCTCACTGGCACATGATGCCACGCTGCTGACCCGCAACGTGGTGGACTTTGGCAAAGTTCCCGGCCTGAAATTCGAGAACTGGCTGGAGTAG
- a CDS encoding DUF1080 domain-containing protein translates to MKPTSLLCAFALSTALTFTHAADDEGFVPMFNGKDLSGWVNANCAPETWSIKDGVVRCTGIPTGAMRTEKQYENFIMECEWRHLTSGGNSGVFIWGSPISAPGVPFLRGIEVQVLENGYMKKADPTKPRWFTTHGDVFPIHGATMEPHGDHNGQRSFPSEERSKPSPEWNHYRITGNNGTLTLAVNGKVVSGGDKCFWRKGYLALESEGAPVEFRNVRIKELPSTGATAADSAPLDQGWKHLYNGLDFRGWKMPADAESRWKTSNWNLQLVTTDGQEGTPLWSEAEIANGEFIADFQILKSANLNTPYTGFCVRGEKNPAVLIGTGKAPIVFGPDKVKLGKWYRLRLKLDGKQATATLTETQDASPQVLEATLEGQAKGPIGIADFGTPVTFANFFIRE, encoded by the coding sequence ATGAAACCAACCTCGCTCCTCTGCGCCTTCGCACTTTCCACCGCGCTCACCTTCACCCACGCCGCCGATGACGAGGGCTTCGTTCCGATGTTCAACGGCAAGGATCTCAGCGGCTGGGTGAATGCGAACTGCGCTCCCGAAACCTGGAGCATCAAGGACGGCGTTGTGCGCTGCACCGGCATCCCCACCGGAGCCATGCGCACCGAGAAGCAGTATGAGAACTTCATCATGGAGTGCGAGTGGCGGCACCTCACCAGCGGCGGGAATTCCGGCGTCTTCATCTGGGGCAGCCCCATCTCCGCTCCCGGCGTACCCTTCCTGCGCGGCATTGAGGTTCAGGTGCTCGAGAACGGCTACATGAAGAAGGCCGATCCCACCAAGCCACGCTGGTTCACCACGCATGGCGATGTCTTTCCCATCCACGGTGCCACCATGGAGCCGCATGGCGACCACAACGGCCAGCGCAGCTTCCCCAGCGAGGAACGCAGCAAACCCTCGCCCGAATGGAACCACTACCGCATCACCGGCAACAACGGCACGCTCACACTCGCCGTGAATGGCAAGGTCGTCTCCGGCGGCGACAAATGCTTTTGGCGCAAAGGCTACCTCGCCCTCGAATCCGAAGGCGCACCCGTCGAGTTCCGCAACGTCCGCATCAAAGAACTGCCCAGCACTGGCGCCACCGCCGCCGATTCCGCACCGCTCGATCAAGGCTGGAAGCATCTCTACAACGGTCTCGATTTCCGCGGCTGGAAAATGCCCGCCGATGCCGAATCGCGATGGAAAACCTCCAACTGGAATCTCCAACTCGTCACCACCGACGGCCAGGAAGGCACTCCGCTCTGGAGTGAAGCCGAAATCGCCAACGGCGAATTCATCGCCGACTTCCAGATTCTCAAATCCGCCAATTTGAACACGCCTTACACCGGCTTCTGCGTCCGAGGCGAAAAGAATCCCGCCGTCCTCATCGGCACCGGCAAAGCCCCCATCGTCTTCGGCCCCGACAAAGTGAAACTCGGCAAATGGTACCGCCTCCGCCTCAAACTCGACGGCAAACAGGCCACCGCCACCCTCACCGAGACCCAAGACGCCAGCCCTCAAGTGCTCGAAGCCACGCTCGAAGGCCAAGCCAAAGGCCCCATCGGCATCGCCGACTTCGGCACGCCCGTGACCTTCGCGAATTTCTTCATTCGCGAATAG
- a CDS encoding DUF1501 domain-containing protein: MNRRSFLTQAAAFGAAPLFANNTPVHTPKGKAEHCIFIWLGGGMAQIDTFDPKKLGDNKSKTKVAGSMYKAIDTTVPGVQVTEHLSRTAKVMEHVTVMRTVNHAVIDEHAFATNIVHTGRMISGNVVYPSIGSIIAHERGAANPEVPPYILIGYPNVSRGPGFLGAKSGYVYLTDTNTGPSGFTRPDFVDESRASTRAKLLQPLMERSPKDSAIADYQTAQAQALKLSGPQFMKHFNLKQESADLRNDYGGEFGQRCLLARRLVQAGVRFIEVSHNLNFMNGTGWDIHNEGSANQHLLIQELDTALAALIRDLKTQKLLDKTLIVVGTEFGRPPEFDGRGGRGHQGTTFSMVLAGGGLKHCGAYGVSDELAKKPVVNPVPLVDFHATVHAAMGIDPNKELMDGSRPVPLTDGGKAVTALFG, encoded by the coding sequence ATGAACCGCCGCTCCTTCCTCACCCAAGCCGCCGCTTTCGGTGCCGCGCCTCTTTTCGCGAACAACACGCCCGTCCACACGCCGAAGGGCAAGGCGGAGCATTGCATCTTCATCTGGCTCGGCGGTGGCATGGCGCAGATCGACACCTTTGATCCGAAGAAGCTCGGGGATAACAAGAGCAAGACGAAAGTCGCCGGTTCCATGTACAAAGCCATCGACACCACTGTGCCGGGCGTGCAGGTGACGGAGCATCTGAGCCGCACGGCGAAGGTGATGGAGCATGTGACGGTGATGCGCACGGTGAACCATGCGGTCATCGACGAGCATGCCTTCGCGACGAACATCGTGCATACCGGACGCATGATCTCCGGCAATGTGGTCTATCCGAGCATCGGCTCGATCATCGCGCATGAGCGGGGCGCGGCCAATCCTGAGGTGCCGCCGTATATTTTGATCGGCTATCCGAATGTGAGCCGTGGGCCGGGTTTTCTCGGGGCGAAGTCGGGCTATGTCTATCTCACCGACACCAACACCGGCCCCTCCGGCTTCACCCGCCCCGACTTTGTCGATGAAAGTCGCGCTAGTACTCGCGCGAAACTGCTACAGCCGCTGATGGAGCGCTCGCCGAAGGATTCGGCCATTGCCGACTACCAGACCGCGCAAGCGCAGGCCTTGAAGCTCTCCGGGCCGCAGTTCATGAAGCATTTCAATCTCAAGCAGGAGTCCGCAGACCTGCGCAACGACTACGGCGGCGAGTTCGGCCAGCGTTGCTTGCTCGCGCGTCGTCTGGTCCAAGCCGGTGTACGTTTCATCGAAGTCTCGCACAACCTCAACTTCATGAACGGCACGGGCTGGGACATTCACAATGAAGGCAGCGCCAATCAGCATCTGCTCATCCAGGAACTCGACACCGCGCTCGCCGCGTTGATTCGCGATTTGAAGACCCAGAAGCTCCTCGACAAGACCCTCATCGTTGTCGGCACCGAATTCGGCCGCCCACCAGAATTCGACGGACGCGGCGGACGCGGTCATCAGGGCACCACGTTCTCGATGGTGCTCGCCGGTGGTGGTCTGAAGCATTGCGGCGCGTATGGCGTCTCCGACGAACTGGCGAAGAAACCTGTCGTGAACCCCGTGCCGCTTGTTGATTTCCACGCGACGGTTCACGCCGCAATGGGCATCGATCCGAACAAGGAACTCATGGACGGCTCACGCCCTGTGCCGCTGACGGACGGTGGCAAGGCGGTGACAGCGCTGTTTGGGTGA
- a CDS encoding alpha/beta hydrolase-fold protein — MLTRTLFAVHFALSFSVLAVDDYQLGPLSQENPAVPKGKVIPMPVHESKIYAGTKRDWWIYVPAQYKPEQPANLMVFQDGHDYVGVKGAWRVPVVFDNLIASGDMRPTIAIFINPGHLGDTKPPSAWKNNNRGKEYNTLGDTYARFLLEEIIPQVQKDYKLTDNPEGWAIAGASSGAICAFTVAWERPDKFRKVFSTIGSYVDLAGGHVYPSIIRLTERKPLRIYLQDGSSDLDNPFGNWPLANQQMAKALAYQQYDFTFAFGDGAHNSKHGASLFPEAMKWLWRK, encoded by the coding sequence ATGCTGACACGCACACTCTTTGCCGTTCATTTTGCGCTCTCATTCTCTGTTCTGGCAGTGGATGACTACCAACTCGGTCCGCTCTCCCAGGAAAACCCGGCGGTGCCGAAGGGGAAGGTGATTCCGATGCCGGTGCATGAGTCGAAGATCTATGCGGGGACGAAGCGTGACTGGTGGATCTATGTGCCAGCGCAGTACAAGCCGGAGCAACCAGCGAACCTGATGGTCTTTCAGGACGGGCATGACTACGTCGGTGTGAAGGGCGCGTGGCGCGTGCCGGTGGTGTTCGACAATCTCATCGCCAGCGGGGACATGCGGCCCACCATCGCGATCTTCATCAATCCGGGCCACCTTGGCGACACGAAGCCGCCGAGCGCGTGGAAGAACAACAACCGTGGCAAGGAGTACAACACGCTGGGCGACACGTATGCGCGCTTCCTGCTCGAAGAAATCATCCCGCAGGTGCAGAAGGACTACAAGCTGACGGACAACCCGGAAGGCTGGGCCATCGCGGGAGCGAGCAGCGGGGCGATCTGCGCCTTCACCGTGGCCTGGGAGCGGCCGGACAAGTTCCGCAAAGTGTTCTCCACCATCGGCAGCTACGTCGATCTGGCGGGCGGGCATGTGTATCCCTCGATCATCCGCCTGACGGAGCGCAAACCGCTGCGCATCTACCTGCAAGATGGCAGCAGCGATCTGGACAATCCCTTTGGCAACTGGCCGCTGGCGAACCAGCAGATGGCCAAGGCGCTGGCCTACCAACAGTATGATTTCACCTTCGCCTTTGGCGATGGCGCGCATAACAGCAAGCATGGCGCGAGCCTCTTCCCGGAGGCGATGAAATGGCTGTGGCGGAAGTAG
- a CDS encoding L,D-transpeptidase family protein: MKHPFASALLLLVLAGASASAIVIPDPLPPAPEPIEDILRLQIFLDTQLFGPGKLDGRPGEFTTKALKRYQRAQGFPETELEAHTLDLASVPETYTTYTIRPEDLTFVGDLPRQPSAQSRKKYLPYDSLLEFLTERFHSAPELLEFINRPLKLSALKPGDVVKVPTVQPFLIEQLTEVPKLPEVPEYQTRIIKIDTREKLLGLWEGEKLLASLPITPGSGHLATPPGTWRIVGITQLPTFRWDKSVLEYGVRSGNFYELPIGPNNPVGVMWIGLNRAGIGIHGTNQPQTIGRSASHGCMRTANWDVVRLVKLISQGMTVTIEGPPPDPRPVIAKKAIPLPPPPEPPKRGFFKWLFGKK; this comes from the coding sequence ATGAAACATCCGTTCGCCTCCGCTCTACTCCTGCTGGTGCTCGCCGGCGCCTCCGCGTCGGCCATCGTCATCCCCGATCCGTTGCCCCCGGCACCGGAACCCATCGAGGACATCCTGCGTCTCCAGATCTTCCTCGACACGCAGCTCTTCGGTCCCGGCAAGCTCGACGGCCGTCCCGGCGAGTTCACCACCAAGGCCCTCAAGCGTTACCAACGCGCGCAGGGTTTCCCCGAGACCGAGCTTGAAGCGCACACCCTGGACCTCGCCAGCGTGCCGGAGACTTACACCACCTACACCATCCGCCCCGAAGACCTCACCTTCGTCGGCGACCTGCCCCGCCAGCCCTCCGCGCAGAGCCGGAAAAAGTACCTGCCCTACGACTCGCTGCTGGAGTTCCTGACCGAGCGCTTTCACAGCGCGCCCGAACTCCTCGAGTTCATCAACCGCCCGCTCAAGCTCAGCGCCCTCAAGCCTGGCGACGTCGTCAAAGTCCCCACCGTGCAGCCTTTCCTCATCGAGCAGCTCACCGAGGTGCCCAAACTGCCCGAAGTTCCCGAGTATCAGACCCGCATCATCAAGATCGACACGCGCGAGAAGCTGCTCGGCCTGTGGGAAGGCGAGAAGCTGCTCGCCAGTCTGCCCATCACCCCCGGCAGCGGCCACCTCGCCACGCCCCCCGGCACTTGGCGCATCGTCGGCATCACGCAGTTGCCTACCTTCCGCTGGGACAAAAGCGTGCTCGAGTACGGTGTGCGCAGCGGGAACTTCTACGAGCTGCCCATTGGCCCGAACAATCCTGTTGGCGTCATGTGGATCGGCCTCAACCGCGCCGGCATCGGCATCCATGGCACCAACCAACCGCAGACCATCGGCCGCAGCGCCAGCCACGGCTGCATGCGCACCGCCAACTGGGATGTCGTGCGGCTCGTCAAGCTGATCAGCCAGGGCATGACCGTCACCATCGAAGGCCCGCCGCCTGATCCCCGGCCCGTGATCGCCAAAAAAGCCATTCCGCTGCCGCCGCCTCCCGAGCCGCCCAAGCGTGGCTTCTTCAAGTGGCTCTTTGGGAAGAAGTAG
- a CDS encoding DNA methyltransferase, whose product MLDPACGSGNFLYVALQHLKILEGEVLDVGSQFGEDMKLELETHTIDPHQFLGIELNPRAASIAELVLWIGYLQWHFRIHGQRTPPEPILRAFKNIECRDAVLAYDGEPQPLRDADGNIRTVWDRRSLRIDPVTNRELPDETKRVPLLAYAKPRPALWPAADYIVGNPPFIGKVKVREDLGDGYAETLRAAYPDVPDSADFVLYWWHKAAELVRTGKAQRFGLITTNSLRQTFARRVVQLHLSAKPPLSLAFAIPDHPWVDTAEGAAVRIAMTVGVAGESEGDLLEVTEEEPHDDGSSIVKFAPTKHGKIFGDLTVGSNISNITPLKANYGLANPGVQLSGQGFVVTPEELTGLAGSTRSALLRPYITGRDLMQETRELYVIDTIGLTVEELRTKYPDAFQRLYDRVRPERLTNAREKYRTDWWIHAEPRGRFREALKGLDRFIVTSRTARHRVFQFVSSEYLPESKVLVMAFDDGFALGVLSSHVHVVFANAAGGWLGVGNDSTYNHSDCMEKFPFPLCGEAEQERIRAVAEELDAHRKRVQAQHPGLTLTGMYNVLEKLRSIVVPPSGGALESPEPPQGGTTMPKPAALTDKERLIHDRGLVSLLKQLHDDLDAAVCAAYGWPTTLTDAEILSRLVTLNAQRAADEQRGVIHWLRPEYQSQGPRAKGEESDELPLKQEKGAKAKSGSTPSALSSKPVRQPWPKPLAERIRATEQALHAAGQAVTAEELTQSFSRAKAADLQEILESWVTLGRARQDGERFAV is encoded by the coding sequence GTGCTCGATCCCGCCTGCGGCAGCGGCAACTTTCTCTACGTCGCCTTGCAGCATCTCAAAATCCTCGAAGGCGAGGTGCTCGATGTCGGCTCGCAGTTCGGCGAGGACATGAAGCTCGAGCTGGAGACGCACACCATCGATCCCCACCAGTTCCTCGGCATCGAACTCAACCCGCGTGCCGCCTCCATCGCCGAACTCGTGCTGTGGATCGGCTACTTGCAGTGGCACTTCCGCATCCACGGCCAGCGCACCCCGCCGGAGCCGATCCTGCGCGCCTTCAAGAACATCGAGTGCCGCGACGCCGTGCTGGCCTATGACGGCGAGCCGCAGCCCCTGCGCGATGCCGACGGCAACATCCGCACCGTCTGGGATCGCCGCAGTCTCCGCATCGATCCCGTCACGAATCGCGAACTGCCGGATGAAACCAAACGCGTGCCGCTGCTCGCGTATGCCAAACCACGTCCCGCCCTCTGGCCCGCAGCCGATTACATCGTCGGCAATCCGCCCTTCATCGGCAAAGTGAAGGTGCGTGAGGATTTGGGCGACGGCTACGCGGAAACCTTGCGTGCCGCGTATCCCGACGTGCCCGACTCCGCCGACTTCGTGCTCTACTGGTGGCACAAGGCCGCCGAACTCGTCCGCACTGGCAAAGCACAGCGCTTCGGTCTCATCACCACCAACAGCCTGCGCCAGACCTTCGCCCGCCGCGTGGTGCAGCTTCATCTCAGCGCCAAACCGCCGCTCTCCCTCGCCTTCGCCATCCCCGATCACCCGTGGGTGGACACGGCTGAAGGTGCCGCCGTGCGCATCGCCATGACCGTGGGTGTCGCGGGTGAGAGCGAAGGCGATTTGCTCGAAGTCACGGAAGAGGAACCGCACGACGATGGCTCGTCCATCGTGAAGTTTGCGCCGACGAAGCACGGCAAGATCTTTGGCGATCTAACCGTCGGTTCTAACATTTCGAATATCACTCCGCTCAAGGCAAACTATGGATTGGCAAATCCTGGTGTGCAGCTTTCAGGACAAGGCTTTGTGGTCACGCCTGAAGAACTTACAGGCTTAGCAGGCAGTACAAGGTCTGCTTTATTACGCCCCTACATCACCGGTCGCGATCTGATGCAAGAAACACGCGAGCTGTATGTGATTGATACGATTGGACTGACCGTCGAAGAGCTCCGCACAAAGTATCCAGATGCTTTTCAACGTCTCTATGATCGTGTGCGGCCAGAGAGGCTCACGAATGCTCGCGAGAAGTATCGAACCGACTGGTGGATCCATGCTGAGCCTCGGGGGCGCTTCCGTGAAGCACTCAAAGGACTTGATCGCTTTATAGTCACGTCACGAACAGCGAGGCATCGCGTGTTTCAATTCGTGAGCTCGGAGTATCTCCCTGAGAGCAAGGTGTTGGTGATGGCGTTCGACGATGGTTTCGCTCTTGGCGTGCTCTCATCACACGTCCATGTGGTGTTTGCGAACGCTGCGGGAGGATGGCTTGGTGTTGGCAACGACTCCACTTACAATCACTCCGATTGCATGGAGAAGTTTCCATTTCCGTTGTGCGGAGAAGCGGAACAGGAGCGCATCCGGGCCGTGGCGGAGGAGCTCGACGCGCACCGCAAGCGCGTGCAGGCCCAGCATCCCGGCCTGACGCTGACCGGGATGTACAACGTGCTGGAGAAGCTCAGGAGTATTGTAGTTCCGCCTTCAGGCGGTGCCTTGGAGTCCCCAGAACCGCCTCAAGGCGGGACTACAATGCCCAAGCCCGCCGCCCTGACCGACAAAGAACGCCTCATCCACGACCGTGGCCTCGTCTCTCTGCTCAAACAACTCCACGACGACCTCGACGCCGCCGTGTGCGCCGCCTACGGCTGGCCCACGACGCTGACCGACGCCGAAATCCTCAGCCGCCTCGTCACCCTCAACGCCCAACGCGCCGCCGATGAGCAACGCGGCGTCATCCACTGGCTGCGGCCGGAGTATCAGAGCCAAGGGCCAAGAGCGAAGGGCGAAGAGTCTGATGAGCTGCCGCTCAAGCAGGAGAAGGGGGCGAAGGCCAAATCTGGCTCTACGCCCTCCGCCCTAAGCTCTAAGCCCGTGCGGCAGCCCTGGCCGAAGCCGCTGGCCGAACGCATCCGCGCGACGGAACAGGCGCTGCATGCGGCGGGCCAAGCCGTCACCGCTGAAGAACTCACCCAATCCTTCTCCCGCGCCAAGGCGGCGGATTTGCAGGAGATTCTGGAGAGCTGGGTGACGCTGGGCAGAGCGCGGCAGGATGGGGAGAGGTTTGCGGTGTGA